A window of Dissulfurirhabdus thermomarina contains these coding sequences:
- a CDS encoding KpsF/GutQ family sugar-phosphate isomerase, whose product MTQPPRAIESPEAVLREAAEAIDIEIAGLEKVRGNLGEGFVRAVEILLACQGRVVVTGIGKSGLIGRKIAATLASTGTPALFLHPVEAMHGDLGIVAASDVVIAISNSGETQELNLLLPAFRNRGIPVIALTGRPGSTLGRQSAAVIDTGVEREACALGLAPTASTTAALAVGDALAVVLLRRRHFSEQDFRRNHPSGSLGERLKVEVAQVMLTGEAIPKVPVGTEMASALHEMDRKRLGAVLVVDRDGVLVGIVTDGDLRRALVAGRPLADCRVEEIMTPQPKSVPPYALAADALALMENHLITVLPVLGDNGCLLGIVHLHDLLGKGEFKFAC is encoded by the coding sequence ATGACCCAGCCGCCCCGGGCCATCGAGAGCCCGGAGGCCGTCCTCCGGGAGGCCGCCGAGGCCATCGACATCGAGATCGCCGGCCTCGAGAAGGTCCGCGGCAACCTCGGCGAGGGCTTCGTCCGGGCGGTGGAGATCCTGCTCGCCTGCCAGGGCCGGGTCGTGGTGACGGGCATCGGCAAGTCCGGCCTCATCGGCCGCAAGATCGCCGCTACCCTGGCCTCCACCGGGACCCCCGCCCTCTTCCTGCACCCCGTGGAGGCCATGCACGGGGACCTCGGCATCGTGGCCGCGAGCGACGTAGTCATCGCCATCTCCAACAGCGGCGAGACCCAGGAGCTGAACCTCCTCCTCCCCGCCTTCCGAAACCGCGGGATCCCGGTCATCGCCCTCACCGGGCGGCCCGGCTCCACCCTGGGCCGCCAGAGCGCGGCCGTCATCGACACCGGGGTGGAACGCGAGGCCTGCGCCCTGGGGCTGGCCCCCACCGCCTCCACCACCGCGGCCCTGGCCGTGGGCGACGCCCTGGCGGTGGTGCTCCTGCGCCGGCGGCACTTCAGCGAGCAGGACTTCCGCCGGAACCACCCCTCCGGCAGCCTCGGCGAGCGGCTCAAGGTGGAGGTCGCCCAGGTCATGCTCACGGGAGAGGCCATCCCGAAGGTGCCCGTGGGGACGGAGATGGCCTCGGCACTCCACGAGATGGACCGGAAACGCCTCGGGGCCGTCCTGGTCGTCGACCGCGACGGCGTGCTCGTAGGGATCGTCACGGACGGGGACCTCCGGCGGGCCCTGGTGGCCGGGCGGCCCCTGGCCGACTGCCGGGTGGAGGAGATCATGACCCCGCAGCCCAAGAGCGTGCCGCCCTATGCCCTGGCCGCCGACGCCCTCGCCCTCATGGAGAACCACCTCATCACCGTGCTCCCGGTGCTCGGCGACAACGGCTGTCTCCTGGGCATCGTCCACCTCCACGACCTCCTCGGCAAGGGGGAATTCAAGTTCGCGTGCTGA
- a CDS encoding single-stranded DNA-binding protein → MARGLNKVMLIGRLGADPEIRYTSSGTAVANLRIATDSPVKRGDQWETVTEWHRVVAWNRLAEICGEYLGKGRLVYVEGRLQTRSWEDQDGNKRWSTEIVARDIQILDSRSGRGEGAAGGDELGPPPPPEEDDVPF, encoded by the coding sequence ATGGCAAGGGGCCTCAACAAAGTCATGCTCATCGGCCGCCTCGGCGCGGACCCCGAGATCCGCTACACCAGCAGCGGCACCGCCGTGGCCAACCTCCGCATCGCCACGGACTCCCCGGTCAAGCGGGGCGACCAGTGGGAGACGGTGACGGAGTGGCACCGGGTGGTGGCCTGGAACCGGCTGGCCGAGATCTGCGGGGAGTACCTCGGAAAGGGCCGGCTGGTCTACGTGGAGGGGCGCCTCCAGACCCGGTCCTGGGAAGACCAGGACGGCAACAAGCGGTGGTCCACCGAGATCGTGGCCCGGGACATCCAGATCCTCGACAGCCGCTCCGGCCGCGGGGAAGGGGCCGCCGGGGGCGACGAACTCGGCCCCCCGCCGCCGCCCGAGGAAGACGACGTCCCCTTCTAG
- the hemA gene encoding glutamyl-tRNA reductase, which yields MPTGSSRSRLLLLGVNHKTAGVEVRECLALGGAPRPPLEIFAGLPACEEVLFLSTCNRVEVLAASPDPKAAAAAIREVWCTVGGGDPGTLDRSLYVHLDEAAVRHLFRVAASLDSMVVGEPQILGQLKEAYRKAAEAKTLGLVLNRLLNRAFSVAKRIRTQTRIASQAVSISYAAVELARKIFGDLSDKRALLIGAGEMAELAARHLLANGVRGLVVANRTLARAADLARELGGEAVGLDELEAALEGADIVISSTGAPGLVIQEEMVRRVMRRRRQRPLFFIDIAVPRDVDPAVNEVDNVYLYDIDDLKGVVEGNKAEREREARKAERMLDLEVLKFQAWLESLDVVPLIRRLQDKGEAIRRRELERSRSALGELTPKQAAALDRLTTSIVQKLLHDPIVTLRRSAGAEEGRELLDAAYRFFNLNGAEPAPDAGGARGKEAAPAGPKGPEGRPRRG from the coding sequence ATGCCAACTGGTTCGAGTAGATCCCGCCTCCTCCTCCTGGGGGTGAACCACAAGACCGCCGGCGTGGAGGTGCGCGAGTGCCTGGCGCTGGGGGGCGCCCCGCGCCCGCCGCTCGAGATCTTCGCCGGGCTCCCGGCCTGCGAGGAGGTCCTCTTCCTCTCCACCTGCAACCGGGTGGAGGTCCTGGCGGCGAGCCCCGACCCCAAGGCCGCGGCCGCGGCCATCCGGGAGGTCTGGTGCACCGTGGGGGGCGGCGACCCCGGCACCCTGGACCGCTCCCTCTACGTGCACCTGGACGAGGCCGCCGTGCGCCACCTCTTCCGGGTGGCCGCGAGCCTCGACTCCATGGTGGTGGGCGAGCCCCAGATCCTGGGCCAGCTCAAGGAGGCCTACCGGAAGGCGGCCGAGGCCAAGACCCTGGGCCTCGTCCTGAACCGCCTGCTCAACCGGGCCTTCTCGGTGGCGAAACGGATCCGGACCCAGACCCGCATCGCCAGCCAGGCGGTCTCCATCAGTTACGCCGCCGTGGAGCTGGCCCGGAAGATCTTCGGGGACCTCTCGGACAAGCGGGCACTGCTCATCGGTGCCGGGGAGATGGCGGAACTGGCGGCCCGGCATCTGCTTGCCAACGGGGTCCGGGGCCTCGTGGTGGCCAACCGGACGCTGGCCCGGGCGGCGGACCTGGCCCGGGAGCTCGGCGGCGAGGCCGTGGGCCTCGACGAGCTGGAGGCGGCTCTGGAGGGCGCCGACATCGTCATCAGCTCCACCGGGGCGCCGGGCCTCGTCATCCAGGAGGAGATGGTGCGCCGGGTCATGCGCCGCCGCCGCCAGCGCCCCCTCTTCTTCATCGACATCGCCGTGCCCCGCGACGTGGATCCCGCGGTCAACGAGGTGGACAACGTCTACCTCTACGACATCGACGACCTCAAGGGCGTGGTGGAGGGCAACAAGGCGGAGCGGGAGCGGGAGGCCCGGAAGGCCGAGCGGATGCTGGACCTCGAGGTGCTGAAGTTCCAGGCCTGGCTCGAGTCGCTGGACGTGGTGCCGCTCATCCGGCGCCTCCAGGACAAGGGCGAGGCCATCCGCCGCCGCGAGCTGGAACGCAGCCGTTCGGCCCTCGGGGAGCTCACCCCGAAGCAGGCGGCGGCCCTGGATCGGCTCACCACCTCCATCGTGCAGAAGCTCCTCCACGACCCCATCGTCACCCTCCGCCGGTCGGCGGGGGCCGAGGAGGGGCGCGAGCTCCTGGACGCGGCCTACCGCTTCTTCAACCTGAACGGGGCCGAGCCCGCCCCGGACGCCGGCGGCGCCCGGGGCAAGGAGGCCGCTCCCGCGGGCCCGAAGGGGCCGGAGGGCCGGCCCCGCCGGGGCTAG
- the ccsB gene encoding c-type cytochrome biogenesis protein CcsB produces the protein MALRVLFQSALGLYLVATAAFLVHIVTLRKWAERWGTGLLAVGFAVHAAAIGVRWRVAGHPPVTNLHEALSFVGWAVVGAYLLVQWRQRVKALGAFVTPLAAVLMVASSLQPAAVPDLPPALRSYWLPVHATICLLGDAVFALAFCLAVMYLLQERQIKHKRLGGIFRRLPSLDVLDALNYRCLTLGFPLLTVGIVTGSIWAEQAWGSYWSWDPKETWSLITWLLYAALLHQRLTVGWRGRRAAIMTILGFGALFFTFLGVSVLLPGLHSYANWFE, from the coding sequence GTGGCACTGAGGGTGCTTTTCCAGTCGGCGCTGGGGCTCTACCTCGTGGCCACGGCGGCCTTCCTCGTCCACATCGTCACCCTGCGCAAGTGGGCCGAGCGATGGGGAACGGGCCTCTTGGCCGTGGGCTTCGCGGTCCATGCCGCCGCCATCGGCGTCCGGTGGCGGGTGGCCGGGCACCCGCCGGTGACCAACCTCCACGAGGCCCTCTCCTTCGTGGGGTGGGCCGTGGTGGGGGCGTACCTCCTGGTCCAGTGGCGCCAGCGGGTCAAGGCCCTGGGGGCCTTCGTGACCCCCCTGGCCGCCGTCCTCATGGTGGCCTCCTCGCTCCAGCCGGCCGCCGTGCCGGACCTGCCGCCCGCGCTCAGGAGCTACTGGCTCCCGGTGCACGCCACCATCTGCCTCCTGGGGGACGCGGTCTTCGCCCTGGCCTTCTGCCTGGCGGTGATGTACCTCCTCCAGGAGCGGCAGATCAAGCACAAGCGCCTCGGCGGCATCTTCCGGCGGCTGCCGTCCCTGGACGTCCTGGACGCCCTGAACTACCGCTGTCTCACCCTGGGCTTTCCGCTCCTCACCGTGGGGATCGTCACCGGGTCCATCTGGGCCGAGCAGGCCTGGGGCTCCTACTGGAGCTGGGACCCGAAGGAGACCTGGTCCCTCATCACCTGGCTCCTCTACGCCGCCCTCCTCCACCAGCGCCTCACCGTGGGGTGGCGCGGGCGGCGGGCCGCCATCATGACCATCCTGGGCTTCGGCGCGCTCTTCTTCACCTTCCTCGGGGTGAGCGTGCTTCTCCCGGGGCTTCATTCCTATGCCAACTGGTTCGAGTAG
- a CDS encoding precorrin-2 dehydrogenase/sirohydrochlorin ferrochelatase family protein codes for MNSAGCAAVYYPLFADLRGRRVVVVGGGRVAERKVEALLEAGARIVVVSPEVTETLARMAGEGRIQHVPRPFRPGDLDEAWLVVAATDDPAAQRLAYREAEARRVFCNTVDQPHLCSFIVPAVVRRGDLCLAVSTAGQSPALARRLREDLERAFGPAYGAYVGLVGALRRLLLERGLDAEGHPGVYRDLVAPEVLSWVEAGRWERVARWAEALCGTGAREVVERLAAEHAGGPAAEGGRWH; via the coding sequence ATGAATTCCGCCGGATGCGCCGCCGTCTACTATCCCCTCTTCGCCGATCTCCGGGGGCGCCGGGTCGTGGTGGTGGGAGGCGGCCGGGTGGCCGAGCGCAAGGTGGAGGCGCTGCTCGAGGCCGGTGCCCGGATCGTGGTGGTCAGCCCGGAGGTCACGGAGACGCTGGCCCGGATGGCCGGCGAGGGCCGCATCCAGCACGTGCCGCGTCCCTTCCGCCCCGGAGACCTCGACGAGGCCTGGCTGGTGGTGGCGGCCACGGACGATCCCGCGGCGCAGCGCCTGGCCTACCGCGAGGCCGAGGCGCGGCGGGTCTTCTGTAACACCGTGGACCAGCCCCACCTGTGTTCCTTCATCGTCCCGGCGGTGGTCCGCCGGGGGGACCTCTGCCTGGCCGTCTCCACGGCGGGCCAGAGCCCGGCCCTCGCCCGGCGGCTGCGGGAGGACCTGGAGCGGGCGTTCGGCCCGGCCTACGGGGCCTACGTAGGCCTGGTGGGGGCGCTCCGGCGCCTGCTCCTCGAAAGGGGACTCGACGCCGAGGGCCATCCCGGCGTCTACCGTGACCTGGTGGCGCCCGAGGTCCTCTCCTGGGTGGAGGCGGGGCGGTGGGAGCGCGTGGCTCGGTGGGCCGAGGCCTTGTGCGGCACCGGCGCCCGGGAGGTGGTGGAACGCCTGGCGGCGGAGCACGCCGGGGGGCCGGCGGCGGAGGGGGGGCGGTGGCACTGA
- a CDS encoding Fur family transcriptional regulator, translating into MEKKEKFAKLRELGLKLTPQRLAILDFLDGNTSHPSAEEIYANVSRSFPSMSFATVYNTLDALRERGQIVELNLDPAKKRFDPNTKPHHHLVCASCYKIVDVMRDYRVRIPPEERSGFRLQGKQITFIGTCPECQAAEAPAEAP; encoded by the coding sequence ATGGAGAAAAAAGAAAAATTTGCAAAACTCCGCGAGCTCGGCCTCAAGCTCACGCCCCAGCGCCTCGCCATCCTCGACTTCCTGGACGGCAACACCTCTCATCCCTCCGCAGAGGAGATCTACGCCAACGTCTCCCGTTCCTTTCCCAGCATGTCCTTCGCCACCGTCTACAACACCCTGGACGCCCTCCGGGAGCGCGGCCAGATCGTCGAGCTGAACCTCGACCCGGCCAAGAAGCGCTTCGACCCCAACACCAAGCCCCACCACCACCTGGTCTGCGCCAGCTGCTACAAGATCGTGGACGTCATGCGGGACTACCGGGTGCGGATCCCCCCGGAAGAGCGATCCGGGTTCCGCCTCCAGGGCAAGCAAATCACCTTCATCGGCACCTGCCCCGAGTGCCAGGCCGCGGAGGCGCCGGCCGAGGCCCCCTGA
- the tatC gene encoding twin-arginine translocase subunit TatC — protein MSLESFPFKAHLGEIRRRLIACVVVLGVAFAACYALSGPLVAFLGAPLRTVQPGQGMVFTALPEAFLVYLKVAFWAALILSAPFFVYQAWAFVAPGLYPHEKRRLRWALLWGGGLFVAGAVFGYAVVLPAAFSITMDYASEGLQALPRLQDYMLFSLKAMFVFGLVFEIPFLMMFAVRSGLVAPDYFRRGRKGFYVALYLVAVLVVPSDVFTQVLIFLPMMALYEVGRWMGGRRGPSAGGAG, from the coding sequence GTGTCCCTCGAATCCTTTCCCTTCAAGGCCCATCTCGGGGAGATCCGCCGCCGGCTCATCGCCTGCGTGGTGGTGCTGGGCGTGGCCTTCGCGGCGTGCTACGCCCTTTCGGGCCCGCTGGTGGCCTTCCTCGGCGCGCCCCTGCGCACCGTCCAGCCCGGCCAGGGGATGGTCTTCACCGCGCTGCCGGAGGCCTTCCTGGTCTACCTCAAGGTGGCCTTCTGGGCGGCGCTGATCCTTTCGGCCCCGTTCTTCGTCTACCAGGCCTGGGCCTTCGTGGCGCCGGGGCTCTACCCCCATGAAAAACGCCGGCTGCGGTGGGCCCTCCTCTGGGGCGGCGGCCTGTTCGTCGCCGGGGCCGTTTTCGGCTACGCGGTGGTGCTGCCCGCCGCCTTCTCCATCACCATGGACTACGCGAGCGAGGGGCTCCAGGCCCTGCCGCGGCTCCAGGACTACATGCTCTTTTCCCTGAAGGCCATGTTCGTCTTCGGGCTGGTCTTCGAGATCCCCTTCCTCATGATGTTCGCCGTCCGGAGCGGCCTCGTGGCCCCGGACTACTTCCGCCGGGGCCGCAAGGGCTTCTACGTGGCCCTCTACCTGGTCGCCGTCCTGGTGGTGCCCTCGGACGTCTTCACCCAGGTGCTGATCTTCCTGCCGATGATGGCGCTCTACGAGGTGGGCCGCTGGATGGGTGGCCGCCGCGGCCCTTCGGCCGGCGGCGCGGGGTGA
- the tatB gene encoding Sec-independent protein translocase protein TatB — translation MFGIGLPELLVIFVVALLVLGPEQLPAVARRLARLVVDLRRTAEEFRAQLNIEDLEEDLDVGAEAPAADEARRKAAEELLKARPDLSQADREPGGAGPEWKRAARRRDDDADKGPGGEAAPPEAADEADGAAPAPEPGDPSA, via the coding sequence GTGTTCGGGATAGGCTTGCCGGAACTCCTCGTCATCTTCGTGGTGGCCCTCCTGGTCCTCGGGCCGGAGCAGCTGCCGGCGGTGGCCCGCCGCCTCGCCCGCCTGGTGGTGGATCTTCGAAGGACCGCCGAGGAATTCCGGGCGCAGCTCAACATCGAGGACCTCGAGGAGGACCTCGATGTCGGGGCCGAGGCCCCGGCGGCGGACGAGGCGCGCCGGAAGGCCGCGGAGGAGCTCCTGAAGGCGCGGCCCGATCTCAGCCAGGCGGACCGGGAACCGGGCGGGGCCGGCCCCGAGTGGAAGCGCGCGGCGCGGCGCCGGGACGACGACGCCGACAAGGGGCCGGGCGGGGAGGCGGCCCCGCCCGAGGCGGCGGACGAGGCGGACGGCGCGGCCCCGGCCCCGGAGCCCGGGGATCCCTCCGCCTGA
- the alr gene encoding alanine racemase has product MSYASLNRIVVDLEALRANFALLRERLAPGAGVLAVVKSDAYGHGLVPVARALAEAGAWGLGVSEVEEAVRLREAGLRCPVVLLSGLVPEAAEEVVHHGLLPGVTDRATLDALEGAAARADRAVPVHVKVDTGMGRLGFMPGELAELAAARADRWPHLRFEGLYTHLAAADDPADPLNREQIHRFREALELAEAAGWRPGLRHVVNSAGLLHFPEAHFDLARPGIALYGAHPGPVDPDLPLRPVMAVTSRIISVRDVPAGWPVSYGHAFVADRPTRVAVIPVGYDDGYLRRLSPGARVLVRGRPSPVIGRVCMKALMADVTDVAGAAPGDEAVLLGRQGRYDIRIEELADRAGTISYELLCLLGRRNQRIYRGAPCSG; this is encoded by the coding sequence ATGTCCTACGCCAGCCTGAACCGGATCGTGGTGGACCTCGAGGCCCTCCGGGCCAACTTCGCCCTGCTCCGGGAGCGGCTCGCCCCGGGCGCCGGGGTCCTCGCCGTGGTGAAATCCGATGCCTACGGCCACGGGCTCGTGCCGGTGGCCCGGGCCCTGGCCGAGGCCGGGGCCTGGGGGCTCGGCGTCTCCGAGGTGGAGGAGGCGGTCCGGCTGCGGGAGGCCGGTCTTCGCTGCCCGGTGGTCCTGCTCTCGGGGCTCGTCCCGGAGGCCGCCGAGGAGGTGGTGCACCACGGCCTCCTGCCCGGGGTCACGGACCGCGCCACCCTGGACGCCCTGGAGGGTGCGGCGGCCCGGGCGGATCGTGCCGTCCCGGTGCACGTCAAGGTGGACACGGGGATGGGACGGCTCGGGTTCATGCCCGGGGAACTGGCGGAACTGGCGGCGGCCCGGGCGGATCGCTGGCCCCACCTCCGCTTCGAGGGACTCTACACCCACCTGGCGGCGGCGGACGACCCGGCCGACCCGCTCAACCGGGAGCAGATCCACCGGTTCCGGGAGGCCCTGGAACTCGCGGAGGCGGCGGGCTGGCGGCCGGGGCTCCGCCACGTGGTCAATTCCGCGGGGCTCCTCCACTTCCCGGAGGCCCACTTCGATCTGGCCCGCCCCGGGATCGCCCTCTACGGGGCCCATCCCGGGCCCGTGGACCCGGATCTCCCGCTCCGGCCGGTCATGGCCGTCACGAGCCGCATCATCTCGGTGCGGGACGTTCCGGCGGGATGGCCCGTGAGCTACGGGCACGCCTTCGTGGCGGACCGGCCCACCCGTGTCGCGGTGATCCCGGTGGGCTACGACGACGGGTACCTGCGGCGGCTCTCCCCGGGGGCGCGGGTCCTGGTCCGCGGGCGGCCCTCCCCGGTCATCGGGCGGGTCTGCATGAAGGCGCTCATGGCGGACGTGACCGACGTGGCGGGGGCGGCACCCGGGGACGAGGCGGTGTTGCTGGGCCGGCAGGGGCGGTATGATATCCGCATCGAGGAACTGGCCGACCGGGCCGGGACCATCAGCTACGAGCTGCTCTGTCTCCTGGGCCGGCGGAACCAGCGCATCTACCGGGGGGCGCCGTGTTCGGGATAG
- the mdh gene encoding malate dehydrogenase: MNCGQPQGKKLSIIGAGAVGTAAAHWAVAEKAADTVVLVDVVEGVPQGKALDISQAAPLCGFTGRIVGTNDYDETAESDVVIITAGIARKPGMSRDDLLDTNVRIVRQVTEEVVTRSPDACLVVVTNPIDAMVYTVYKTSGLPRNRVVGMAGVLDSARYRTFIAQALGVAPEDVTALVMGIHGDHMLPLTRLASVGGVPLEALLPPEEIQEIVRRTQHGGAEIVGHLKTGSAFTTPGLAALQMARAILQDQKRVLPCAAFLEGEFGIRGLFLGVPVVLGREGVERVLEFPLTDEERRHLQLSVEAVQRQVAATGL; encoded by the coding sequence ATGAACTGCGGACAGCCACAAGGGAAAAAGCTCTCCATCATCGGGGCCGGGGCGGTGGGCACCGCCGCCGCCCACTGGGCCGTGGCGGAGAAGGCGGCCGACACCGTGGTCCTGGTGGACGTGGTGGAGGGCGTCCCCCAGGGCAAGGCCCTCGACATCTCCCAGGCCGCGCCGCTGTGCGGCTTCACCGGCCGCATCGTCGGGACCAACGACTACGACGAGACCGCGGAATCCGACGTGGTGATCATCACCGCCGGCATCGCCCGCAAGCCCGGGATGAGCCGGGACGACCTCCTCGACACCAACGTCCGGATCGTCCGCCAGGTGACGGAAGAGGTGGTCACCCGGTCCCCGGACGCCTGCCTCGTGGTGGTGACCAACCCCATCGACGCCATGGTCTACACCGTGTACAAGACCTCCGGCCTTCCCCGCAACCGCGTGGTGGGCATGGCCGGCGTCCTCGACTCGGCCCGTTACCGCACCTTCATCGCCCAGGCGCTGGGTGTCGCCCCGGAGGACGTCACCGCCCTCGTCATGGGGATCCACGGCGACCACATGCTGCCGCTGACCCGCCTGGCCAGCGTGGGCGGGGTCCCCCTCGAGGCCCTGCTCCCCCCCGAAGAGATCCAGGAGATCGTCCGCCGGACCCAGCACGGGGGGGCGGAGATCGTGGGACACCTCAAGACCGGCAGCGCCTTCACCACCCCGGGCCTCGCCGCCCTTCAGATGGCCCGGGCCATCCTCCAGGACCAGAAACGCGTCCTGCCCTGCGCCGCCTTCCTCGAGGGAGAGTTCGGCATCCGGGGCCTCTTCCTCGGCGTCCCCGTGGTCCTCGGCCGGGAGGGCGTGGAACGCGTCCTGGAATTCCCCCTGACCGACGAAGAAAGGCGGCACCTCCAGCTCTCCGTGGAGGCCGTCCAGCGGCAGGTGGCGGCCACGGGGCTCTGA
- a CDS encoding MltA domain-containing protein — MRRPPHALRRWIPAALAAGLLVLALVMHLKWRPGPEVGPLRAAAPPADLAVHPGPGIDAALAAALRHLDRLAPETPLPPPGPRGRSVTTAAALRDTAAELRRLLAAGLPPERLDAEIRRRFAFLAPAAPGGEAGDVLVTGYFQPRLRASRHRAPGYTYPLYGRPRDLVRVPLRDFDPGLPDATLWGRVDHGRLRPYYTRRQIDWEGALAGAEVLAWVASPMAGLELHVQGSGILDFPDGTSRFVHYAGSNGRPYRSVGAWLIQRGQLAPEAADWPGIRAWAAAHPERLPELLAANARYVFFRWEKEGPLGSLGERLVPMHSVALDPAVYPPGAVLYLEVPLPGEPAPYRALVVSLDTGAAIQGPGRVDLYCGTGPAAGRLAGALRARGRLFLLLGPGSNR; from the coding sequence ATGCGCCGGCCCCCCCACGCCCTCCGGCGGTGGATCCCGGCGGCCCTGGCGGCCGGGTTGCTCGTGCTGGCCCTCGTGATGCACCTTAAGTGGCGTCCCGGCCCGGAAGTGGGTCCCCTTCGGGCCGCCGCCCCCCCGGCGGACCTCGCCGTCCACCCCGGCCCCGGCATCGACGCCGCCCTCGCGGCCGCCCTGCGCCACCTCGACCGCCTCGCGCCGGAGACGCCCCTGCCGCCGCCGGGGCCGCGGGGCCGGTCGGTCACCACCGCGGCGGCGCTCCGGGACACCGCCGCCGAACTCCGCCGCCTCCTCGCCGCGGGGCTCCCCCCGGAGCGCCTGGACGCGGAGATCCGGCGGCGTTTCGCCTTCCTCGCCCCGGCGGCCCCCGGGGGTGAGGCCGGGGACGTCCTCGTCACCGGGTACTTCCAGCCCCGGCTCCGGGCCTCCCGGCACCGGGCCCCCGGCTACACCTATCCCCTCTACGGCCGCCCCCGCGACCTCGTTCGGGTCCCGCTCCGGGACTTCGACCCCGGGCTCCCGGACGCGACCCTCTGGGGGCGGGTGGACCACGGGCGGCTCCGCCCCTACTACACCCGCCGCCAGATCGACTGGGAGGGCGCCCTGGCCGGCGCCGAGGTCCTGGCCTGGGTGGCCTCCCCCATGGCGGGGCTCGAGCTCCACGTCCAGGGATCGGGGATCCTCGACTTCCCGGACGGCACCTCCCGCTTCGTGCACTACGCCGGCAGCAACGGGCGGCCGTACCGGTCGGTGGGCGCCTGGCTGATCCAACGGGGGCAACTCGCCCCGGAGGCGGCGGACTGGCCGGGCATCCGGGCATGGGCCGCGGCCCACCCGGAACGGCTCCCGGAGCTCCTCGCCGCCAACGCCCGCTACGTCTTCTTCCGATGGGAAAAGGAAGGCCCCCTGGGGAGCCTGGGCGAGCGCCTGGTCCCCATGCACAGCGTGGCCCTGGACCCGGCGGTCTACCCCCCGGGGGCGGTCCTGTACCTGGAGGTCCCGCTGCCGGGCGAGCCCGCCCCCTACCGCGCCCTGGTGGTCAGCCTGGACACCGGGGCCGCCATCCAAGGCCCGGGCCGCGTGGACCTCTACTGCGGCACCGGGCCGGCAGCGGGCCGCCTCGCCGGCGCCCTCCGGGCCAGGGGCCGGCTCTTCCTCCTCTTGGGACCGGGATCGAACCGCTGA
- a CDS encoding DUF4390 domain-containing protein has protein sequence MDHPLMDTTGGTFKIGAGLLALLAFIAMGWGLCPSGTPADEGLQLPPAVHELTVANSKDRLLAYFSLEHGFTTQVVEAVRTGVPVRFTYQVELRQDRFLWDKKLAVVRLSRVITYDSLKNEFRIVQEGPAPKTTTVRSLEEAEAMACQVNDLPLVPLSGLKSGRTYRLRVRGGAEKVASSLPFQGLLEIFAPWGFTTGWHEISFRY, from the coding sequence GTGGATCATCCCCTCATGGACACCACCGGCGGCACCTTCAAGATCGGGGCGGGGCTCCTGGCGCTCCTGGCGTTCATTGCCATGGGGTGGGGATTGTGCCCCTCGGGCACCCCGGCCGACGAGGGGCTGCAGCTGCCGCCCGCGGTCCACGAGCTCACGGTGGCCAACTCGAAGGACCGCCTCCTCGCCTACTTCTCCCTGGAACACGGGTTCACCACCCAGGTGGTGGAGGCCGTCCGAACGGGCGTCCCCGTCCGCTTCACCTACCAGGTGGAACTACGCCAGGACCGCTTCCTCTGGGACAAGAAGCTGGCCGTGGTCCGCCTGTCGCGGGTCATCACCTACGACAGCCTGAAGAACGAGTTCAGGATCGTCCAGGAAGGCCCCGCGCCCAAGACCACCACCGTCCGATCCCTGGAAGAGGCGGAGGCCATGGCCTGCCAGGTGAACGATCTCCCGCTGGTCCCGCTCTCCGGGCTGAAGTCCGGACGCACCTACCGGCTGCGCGTCCGGGGCGGCGCAGAAAAGGTCGCCTCGTCCCTCCCGTTCCAGGGGCTCCTCGAGATCTTCGCCCCCTGGGGCTTCACCACCGGGTGGCATGAAATCAGCTTCCGATACTAG